Sequence from the Thermocaproicibacter melissae genome:
CAATGGCGTTCTGCATTTTCTGAATACATTCAAGATATTTTTGAATGCTTGAAATGTTGGTTTGAATTCCGGAAAAAGGATACTTAACATCCTGAATCGCTTTCGAAACTTTTTCGTAATTATCCGCTTCTTTTTCCAGTTCTTCAGGCTTAATGATGATTTGGCTCATCTGTATCACCCGCTCTTAAAAATACGCCGCCTTCGCAGACGATAGGATCAGATTTCTTGAATAGTCTTAAGGCTCCCTCACAGGAACATGCCTCCAGAAGATGAATATACTCCTGTAGATTTATCCCATTCATCATCAAGCTGCTCCATAGAGCCAGAAAATTCTCCGGCTGTTTAGTCTGCATGGAATAAAGCGCATGAAGGATCCCGCCAGAGACGTCACATATTTTCGGATCACTCAGTGCATCTGCCAAACGGTATTTATATTCGGAAACCATACGGTTCCAGTAGATAATACTTGCATCGGCAGCATCGACGTGGACGTCGTAATCCTCTTGAAACAGAACCGCTGCGAGAAGGGAAAGGAGAAAATACCGTTCCGTCGCGGAAACGTCTTTTCCTTTAAAAAAGAATTTCATACAGCCGGCGGAATAGTCCAGAATATCCGGCTGGACTACATGAAAGTCGTTTCCAAAATTGATTTCCCGGTTGAAAAAGCAAAAGCGAGGTACCTCGCACGTTTTTTCCCGTTTTTTCAAGCGAAGTTCCGAAGGTATGTTCTCAAAATTGCCTGCTGCCAACAGAGTACAGTTTTCCGGTTGAATAAAGCATGTTTGATATCTGCTGAATTCGGCAAAATCGAGTTCTTGCATATCTCTTGCCAGTTTAGAAAAGCGAAATCCTTTTTCGCTTTCTGAAAATTCCAACATTTTATATAAAGCGCGGTAGCGAATTTCCGCATATCTTTTTTTCATGGAAGAAATTGCGTTGGCCTTTGCTAAATTGAAAATCTCCTCACTTGGCTCCATGTAGAACAGAATGAAATGAATCTTTTCCATGTTCTCGCTGAAAGCTTCAAGACTTGAAGTACTGAGAAAAAGGATTTCATTACGAAAAATTTTGAAAGGCAGTTTTTTCTGACACTCCCTGTCAGCGTAAAGCGATATGTAATTCGCAAAGATTTCAGGGAAGGCTTGGTTCACCGCTTTTGGCGTACCGCCTTTTTCAAAGACGGCATTCCCGCAGCAGAACCCACAGGGAAATGCAAAGGTAAAATACGCGCTTTTCCCGTAATCGAAACGATTCAGAAAAACGCGGATGTTCGAACTTTGACCCATTTCACCACATCCAAGA
This genomic interval carries:
- a CDS encoding TIGR04197 family type VII secretion effector, encoding MSQIIIKPEELEKEADNYEKVSKAIQDVKYPFSGIQTNISSIQKYLECIQKMQNAIAAFSDLSVKDAENLRKVKDDWMHLDSGM